In one window of Caloenas nicobarica isolate bCalNic1 chromosome 34, bCalNic1.hap1, whole genome shotgun sequence DNA:
- the LOC136000670 gene encoding olfactory receptor 14A16-like encodes MSNSSSITQFLLLAFSDTRELQLLHFWLFLGIYLAALLGNGLIITTIACDQHLHTPMYFFLLNLALLDLCSISMTVPKSMANSLWDTRVISYMGCTAQLFLFVFFIAAEFYLLTVMSYDRYVAICKPLHYGTLLGSRACVHMAAAAWATGFLSALLHTANTFSLPLCKDNALDQFFCEIPQILKLSCSQSYFREAGLILVSVCLSFGCFVFIVLSYVQIFRAVLRIPSEQGRHKAFSTCLPHLAVVSLFVITAMFAYLKPPSISSPSLDLVVSVPYSVVPPAVNPLIYSMRNQELKDFYDVTQYTFSAFKDDAKLGARTAEPEQRPLSAAARPHGQSARRAQLTSINGLRAPVLPLGSYRDARARPPVAANEPPAAEPAPRRCSRPGVAQKPPPQVTQGGEAANRVTVATAAPSPGLPLPDLLLLARPVPPSPPDPVHLCDTDGGIERTRSEFADDTKLSAAGQGLGASERPPAGTVTTPGTMLC; translated from the exons atgtccaacagcagctccatcacgcagttcctcctcctggcgttctcagacacacgggagctgcagctcttgcacttctggctcttcctgggcatctacctggctgccctcctgggcaacggcctcatcatcaccaccatagcctgtgaccagcacctccacacccccatgtacttcttcctcctcaacctcgcccttCTTGACTTGTGCTCCATCTCCATGactgtgcccaaatccatggccaactctctgtgggataccagggtcatttcttatatgggatgcactgcccagctctttctgtttgtctttttcattgcagcagagttttatcttctcaccgtcatgtcctacgaccgctacgttgccatctgcaaacccctgcactacgggaccctcctgggcagcagagcttgtgtccacatggcagcagctgcctgggccactgggtttctcagtgctctgctgcacacggccaatacattttcactgccactgtgcaaggacaatgccctggaccagttcttctgtgaaatcccccagatcctcaagctctcctgctcacagtcctactttagggaagctgggcttattttggttagtgtctgtttatcatttgggtgttttgtgttcattgtgctgtcctatgttcagatcttcagggccgtgctgaggatcccctctgagcagggacggcacaaagccttttccacgtgcctccctcacctggccgtggtctccctgtttgtcatcactgccatgtttgcctatctgaaacccccctccatctcgtccccatccctggacctggtggtgtctgttccgtACTCAgtggttcctccagcagtgaaccccctcatctacagcatgaggaaccaggagctcaaggat TTCTATGATGTAACACAGTACACTTTCAGCGCCTTTAaggatgatgcaaagctgg GAGCACGAacggcagagccagagcagcgccCGCTcagcgccgctgcccgcccccatGGGCAGAGTGCCCGCCGCGCCCAGCTCACGAGCATCAACGGCCTCCGAGCGCCCGTGCTGCCCCTCGGCAGTTACCGAGATGCCCGGGCACGGCCCCCGGTGGCTGCTAACGAGCCGCCGGCAGCCGAACCGGCTCCTCGCCGCTGCTCCCGGCCCGGCGTTGCACAGAAGCCGCCCCCTCAG gtgacCCAGGGCGGGGAGGCCGCCAACCGGGTGACAGTGGccaccgcagcccccagccccggcctcccgctccccgacctcctgctgctggcgcGGCCGGTGCCACCGTCACCCCCCGACCCCGTGCACCTCTG CGACACAGACGGTGGGATCGAGCGCACCCGCAGCGagtttgcggatgacaccaagctgagcgCTGCAG ggcagggcctgggggccagcgagcgcccgcccgccggcaCCGTAACTACGCCTGGAACCATGCTGTGCTGA